The Nerophis ophidion isolate RoL-2023_Sa linkage group LG07, RoL_Noph_v1.0, whole genome shotgun sequence genome contains a region encoding:
- the LOC133556362 gene encoding uncharacterized protein LOC133556362 — protein sequence MNTPSDQPCVALQTIINSRGLTQIINEPTHHSSNTIDLVLVRGINVSKVMIVPCTKVMSDHYLIKFEVQTHVRQANNNNNNCYSSRNINAAKTTTLADLLPLVMATFPKYVGSIDNRTNNFNDALRETIDSIAPLKLTKAPKRRTPWFTEETRAQKLLCRKLECKWRTTKLEVHHQAWSDGLITYKRILTLAKAKYYSNLIRLNKNDPKFLFSTVASLTQQGTPSSSSTLSADDFMKFFNKKIELIRREIKDNASQLQLGYINTDTTVYMADTANIQNSFSCFDEITFEELLQRLNGIKQHVY from the coding sequence cttacacaaataataaatgaaccgacgcatcacagcagtaatacgatagacctagtgcttgtcaggggtatcaacgtttccaaagttatgatagtcccgtgtactaaagtaatgtccgatcattaccttataaaattcgaagttcagactcatgttcggcaagctaataataataataataactgctatagcagccgcaacattaatgctgccaagacgacgactcttgctgacctactgcccttggtaatggcaacattcccaaagtatgtgggctctattgataaccgtactaacaactttaacgatgccctgcgcgaaaccattgatagtatagcaccgctgaagttaacaaaggctccaaaaaggcgtacgccatggtttactgaagaaactagagctcagaagttattatgtagaaagctggaatgcaaatggcgcacgactaaacttgaggtgcaccatcaagcatggagtgatggtttaataacttataaacgcattcttaccttagctaaagctaaatattactcaaatctcatacgccttaataaaaacgatccaaaatttttgtttagtacggtagcatcgctaacccaacaagggactccttccagtagctccaccctctcggcagatgactttatgaagttctttaataagaaaattgaacttattagaagggagattaaagacaatgcgtcccagctacaactgggttatattaacacagatacgactgtatatatggcggatactgcaaatatccaaaatagtttctcttgttttgatgaaataacatttgaagaattgttacaacgtttaaatggaataaaacaacatgtttattga